The DNA region TGCGATACTCTATTGGTATCTACGGAATGTAGggacattatattattttaattcagggaatttttaaaagattaaaaaggtatattaaaaaaccaaattgtaCCGTGTTTGATCAAATGATGTGGTTTTAATCAAACACAATCcagtatatttactttaattagcttaaggggggatatacatgtaaaccaaaattttttttggttaaaaaaatagtttgttacttaaacaatatactgtgtaagtttcattatcgaattccaactccaagtgcctcaaatcaactaTATACGCAAGGTATATAAGTGTTAAACGTATTTtctctgcttaaaatttttgcatttttacctatgctatgggcacgattcacaaaaaactatgtaacgtatcggagtgaataaaaattattatgatcagcatgaaattatcttctatttgaacctaaatgcgggtaatacaaatgagtattactattttttaagagggtggaaGTGAAATCTGATTACCTGAACATGGCGTTTTTCCTTAGGAAATTATttcctacattaaaaaattcacgaaaaatgtctacattttgaccgtttacatgtatatcccccttaAGGCCTGAAGTTGGTATagctaaactaaaatttcgcgcaatttgaattacgcgttaatttcataataaataaataaataaataaaatatttacttaagttattaagttcgaaataaatgtattcaaactgcttgatttgaacattttatttaagtaataaaaaacaaatcaatttgttttttctatttttcttaagatattaatattacacttacaaactaaaaatccatcaaattaaatgcttaaaagatTTCATTTCCCGTCTCCTTGGGTACTGTGCTCAAGAAAACTCGAATATGAACGTTGTATGGGGAACATAATAGGCCATTTCCAAGaaacaaatgcataaattcagtttaaacttttattaactaaaacatgtgtcctatttattttacaaaattgacaaaaactaatatattttaaaatattaatattttttaggtagccaaaaccatacccgaaagtaccaagaaagccgacaatttatgtatgaaaggccaatttgaaagtggtcaaaaaataccataatttgtttaaaacgaaaatattttgagtgtTCCCGCAAGTAAAAGGTTCAAATTTCactctttctaaaaaatattcataatattcataaattttaatattttaacagatgatttttcacgaaatgctttggtcaaaaatgcaaatcttgaacttcagacacttttacaaaatgatccaaacaataatttcacattaaaataactaaacatgttttatgaaacatttaagtgcttaaaataattaaaacattctaccatttaaaaatataacattgagaaaagaagaaattaaaactgCACATCGATCAAACATAGGCAACGTAAATGAGCGCTGCCAAACACATAGTTATACTGCTCTCCTCCTCGATTCTCATATCAACGAGGGACGTCGGGTCTAGACCGCTCGCGCCATttctatacaaacaaaagtgtttttcgttagctttcgaaaataattagtgAAGCAAAAATGTCCGACTCTGCAGTGGCAACATCCGCGTCCCCAGTGGCTGCCCCACCAGTGCCAGTTGAGAAGAAGGTGGCCGCCAAAAAGGCATCTGGTTCAGGAGCTAccaaggccaagaaggcaGCAGTTCCACCATCACATCCGCCAACTCAACAAATGGTGGATGCTTCCATCAAGAACTTGAAGGAGCGTGGTGGCTCATCGCTTCTGGCaatcaagaaatatatcaCTGCCACCTACAAATGCGACGCCCAGAGACTGGCTCCATTCATCAAGAAGTACTTGAAGTCCGCAGTGGCTAATGGAAAGCTGATCcaaacaaagggaaagggtgcgtctggttccttcaaactgtcggcctctgccaaaaaggagcccaagccaaaggttgcggctgctgagaaaaaagtcaaaagcaaGAAGGTAGTCACCAAGAAAGCCGGAGCCACCGCAAAGAAAGCCGCCGGAGCTGCTGACAAGAAACCCAAGGCTAAGAAGGCCGTTGCCACCAAGAAGACTgccgagaagaagaaaactgagaaggcaaaggccaaggatgccaagaaaactggagtcgtaaaggcaaagccagcagcagcaaaggctaagccggccgccgcgaagccaaaggcagccaaggcacCGAAGGCCAAGGCAGCAGCGTCCGCCAAGCCTAAGAAGGCAGTGAAGAAAGCAACTGCTCCGGCTACCGCTAAGAAGCCGAAAGCCAAGACCACGGCGTCGAAGAAGTAAATTAAGATAATCTTAATTATCGCAATTTTagatttcgaaatctgaaatttgaaattgatttaaacaagcccttttcagggctacaaaactttttaaaagagagctaaattatcatttttttaaaattacaaatagtgTTCCCGTTGAAATGGACCCGCTTCCTTTAAAACCcagaagtatttatatatttgataataaataataatactaataaattaattttcggagGAAAATAGCGTATCGCAGTCAAGAGTCatgtccgaccctataaaccatattaatttttggtcagCATATCGATCTAAGTCGATTTTTTGGtagaattacttttttttttccaaattttttaaaggggtcacatttaaattgtactattccaggaaaattttaattcgaaatagattttatattttacaggacagcttttggttttaaaatggaagctttatatatttaaagaaaaattaggcTTTTGAAAATTCAGATTCTTTGGTAAAACTTTTTGTGGCCCTGAAAAGGGCCTTTTTAATGCTTCTCCGCATACGCGGGGAAATTTACTTGGAGCTGGTGTACTTGGTGACAGCCTTGGTTCCCTCACTGACGGCGTGCTTTGCCAACTCTCCGGGCAGGAGCAGACGAACAGCAGTTTGGATTTCCCGACTGGTGATGGTCGAGCGCCTGTTGTAGTGCGCCAGACGAGAAGCCTCGGCAGCAATGCGCTCGAAGATGTCATTCACAAAGCTGTTCATGATGCTCATCGCCTTCGAGGAAATGCCAGTGTCGGGATGGACCTGCTTCAGGACCTTGTAGATGTAGATAGCATAGCTCTCCTTCCTCttccgcttcttcttcttgtcgtTCTTAGTGATGTTCTTCTGGGCCTTGCCAGCCTTCTTGGCTGCCTTTCCACTGGTTTTAGGcggcattattttttcacttcacttcactttgcgATTAACTCACTTTTCATAGCAGTCGGGCTTGGGTGTTCGctcttatactttttttcaagCAATGTTTTCAGGTCTAAGGCGACCCACCCCTAACTGAACGCACAGGCAGaactaaaagtataaattcgTGACAAGCTGGGCAGCCGGCAACATTCGTTCttcgtgtgtgtgcagtgaataaagtgaaataagagaaaatgtcTGGTCGTGGAAAAGGTGGCAAAGTTAAGGGAAAGGCAAAGTCCCGGTCCAACCGTGCCGGACTTCAGTTCCCTGTCGGCCGTATCCATCGTCTGCTCCGCAAGGGCAACTACGCCGAGCGCGTCGGTGCCGGCGCTCCAGTTTACCTGGCTGCCGTGATGGAATATCTGGCCGCTGAGGTTCTCGAGTTGGCTGGCAATGCTGCTCGTGACAACAAGAAGACGAGGATCATCCCGCGTCATCTGCAGCTGGCCATCCGCAACGACGAAGAGTTGAACAAGCTGCTCTCCGGCGTCACCATTGCCCAGGGAGGTGTGTTGCccaacatccaggctgttctgttgcccaagaagaccgagaagaaggcttaagcgttcaaaaagcgtgccagaaaccttgtatataaaaactaactcaaaacccaaacgtccttttcaggacgaccaaactattttaaaagaaacgtacattttcaaatatgcctagctaagtttaaacaatattaataattatataataaataaatttatatatataaaatatacatataatatttatatttttggttatcgctatgcagaaaccaatagtacagTCGCCAGAGAAATTCCAGTAACGAAACAAGACCGAGAAGGCTTAAGCGTTCAAAAAGCGTGCCAGCaaccttgtacataaaaacaaactcaaacccaaacgtccttttcaggacgaccaaactattttaaaagaaacttacattttcaaatatgcctagctaagtttaaacaatattaataattatataataaataaatttatatatatataatatacatataatatttatatttttggttatcgctatgcagaaaccaatagtacagTCGCCAGAGAAATTCCAGTAACGAAACAAGACCGAGAAGGCTTAAGCGTTCAAAAAGCGTGTAAGCaaccttgtacataaaaacaaactcaaacccaaacgtccttttcaggacgaccaaactattttaaaagaaacttacattttcaaatatgcctagctaagtttaaacaatattaataattatataataaataaatttatatatatataatatacatataatatttatatttttggttatcgctatgcagaaaccaatagtacagtcgtcagagaaattccaggacatggacaatgAAGATCGTCATTGCAAGACAGTTTACGCTACCTAAAGATGTGATTGTCTTCCTACGGAAACCCCGACCAAttcaaataaagatatttccattcttgggctagaatattcaatgttaagatatatgcgaaatataacttgataatttttctcttttatgaaattaagtggtggtcctgaaaaggaccgattGTTGAGAAGTACAGACTGTACTGATTTTTTAACCGCCGAAACCGTACAGGGTGCGGCCTTGTCTCTTCAGGGCGTAGACGACGTCCATGGCTGTGACGGTCTTCCTCTTGGCGTGTTCAGTGTAGGTGACGGCATCACGGATCACGTTCTCCAAAAACACCTTCAGAACACCACGGGTTTCCTCGTAAATGAGTCCCGAAATGCGCTTCACGCCGCCACGCCGAGCCAGACGACGGATGGCTGGCTTTGTGATACCCTGGATGTTATCACGCAGCACTTTGCGATGACGCTTGGCGCCACCTTTTCCCAAGCCTTTGCCTCCTTTACCGCGACCAGtcatttttcactattttatttttacacttcgAAAGTCACCACTGAACTAATGTAGAAGCCGCGTCGGCCGCTCCTATTTATACCTAAACTCTGCTCTGCACGAGCGAGCCCGAACGCTATGGCCTTCTCGCTCTGTGCTCGACAAACGAAATGGCATGTGCTTCGACTAGCTCTCTCTTTTCCACCCTCCACGTTTTGCTATATAAGAGGGTAGGCAATGCGCAGCTCGTTTATTGTGTTTTCAGACTCGTGAAGTAAACAGTGGACAGACagtgaaaataagaagaatataaaatggcccGTACCAAGCAGACCGCTCGCAAATCGACTGGTGGCAAGGCGCCACGCAAACAACTGGCAACCAAGGCCGCTCGCAAGAGTGCCCCAGCCACCGGTGGTGTGAAGAAGCCCCATCGCTATCGCCCCGGAACTGTGGCTCTGCGTGAGATCCGTCGCTACCAGAAGAGTACCGAGCTGCTGATCCGCAAGCTGCCTTTCCAGCGCTTGGTGCGTGAAATCGCTCAGGACTTCAAGACTGACCTGCGCTTCCAGAGCTCGGCCGTGATGGCTCTGCAGGAAGCTAGCGAAGCCTACCTGGTTGGTCTCTTTGAAGATACCAACTTGTGTGCCATCCACGCCAAGCGAGTCACAATCATGCCCAAGGACATCCAGCTGGCCCGTCGTATCCGTGGCGAGCGTGCTTAAGTTGAGATTGCTTCGACTAGCAAATAGCGtcaatacattttgtacaaatcggtccttttcaggaccacaaacatatttataatagagattatacattttcatatataatttacatactacaaataaaacattcccggttttgcgtttttatggttaaatatCTTATAGTCAGAGAtcgatcttaaaatatataaatacaaatatttacaattatttagataGTGCGATACTCTATTGGTATCTACGGAATGTAgggacatttatattattttaattcagggaatttttaaaagattaaaaaggtatattaaaaaaccaaattgtaccgtgtttgatcaaattgatgtggttttaatcaaacacaatccagtatatttactttaattagcttaaggggggatatacatgtaaaccaaaattttttttggtttaaaaaatagtttgttacttaaagaatatactgtgtaagtttcattatcgaattccaactccaagtgcctcaaatcaactaTATACGCAAGGTATATAAGTGTTAAACGTATTTTtctctgcttaaaatttttgcatttttacctatgctatgggcacgattcacaaaaaactatgtaacatatcggagtgaataaaaattattatgatcagcatgaaattatcttctatttgaacctaaatgcaaatgagtattactattttttaagagggtgggaagtgaaatctGATTACCTGAACATGGCATTTTCCTTAGGAAATTATttcctacattaaaaaattcacgaaaaatgtctacattttgaccgtttacatgtatatcccccttaAGGCCTGAAGTTGGTATagctaaactaaaatttcgcgcaatttgaattacgcgttaatttcattataaataaataaataaataaaatatttacttaagttattaagttcgaaataaatgtattcaaactgcttgatttgaacattttatttaagtaataaaaaacaaatcaatttgttttttctatttttcttaagatattaatattacacttataaactaaaaatccatcaaattaaatgcttaaaag from Drosophila kikkawai strain 14028-0561.14 unplaced genomic scaffold, DkikHiC1v2 scaffold_208, whole genome shotgun sequence includes:
- the LOC138929457 gene encoding histone H1-like, with the protein product MSDSAVATSASPVAAPPVPVEKKVAAKKASGSGATKAKKAAVPPSHPPTQQMVDASIKNLKERGGSSLLAIKKYITATYKCDAQRLAPFIKKYLKSAVANGKLIQTKGKGASGSFKLSASAKKEPKPKVAAAEKKVKSKKVVTKKAGATAKKAAGAADKKPKAKKAVATKKTAEKKKTEKAKAKDAKKTGVVKAKPAAAKAKPAAAKPKAAKAPKAKAAASAKPKKAVKKATAPATAKKPKAKTTASKK
- the LOC138929450 gene encoding histone H2B-like, with the translated sequence MPPKTSGKAAKKAGKAQKNITKNDKKKKRKRKESYAIYIYKVLKQVHPDTGISSKAMSIMNSFVNDIFERIAAEASRLAHYNRRSTITSREIQTAVRLLLPGELAKHAVSEGTKAVTKYTSSK
- the LOC138927844 gene encoding histone H2A — protein: MSGRGKGGKVKGKAKSRSNRAGLQFPVGRIHRLLRKGNYAERVGAGAPVYLAAVMEYLAAEVLELAGNAARDNKKTRIIPRHLQLAIRNDEELNKLLSGVTIAQGGVLPNIQAVLLPKKTEKKA
- the LOC121502613 gene encoding histone H4, encoding MTGRGKGGKGLGKGGAKRHRKVLRDNIQGITKPAIRRLARRGGVKRISGLIYEETRGVLKVFLENVIRDAVTYTEHAKRKTVTAMDVVYALKRQGRTLYGFGG
- the LOC138929452 gene encoding histone H3, with amino-acid sequence MARTKQTARKSTGGKAPRKQLATKAARKSAPATGGVKKPHRYRPGTVALREIRRYQKSTELLIRKLPFQRLVREIAQDFKTDLRFQSSAVMALQEASEAYLVGLFEDTNLCAIHAKRVTIMPKDIQLARRIRGERA